Sequence from the Mesotoga sp. Brook.08.105.5.1 genome:
TTTGGAGGTATTGCTTTGAAGAACTCGATGCAGCTGAAAGCGATCATTAAGAACGTGGCAAAAAGCAAGAATATATCTGCTCAAATTGTCCTTCAGAACTATATGCTGGAGCGTTTGCTGGAAAGAATTTCATCATCACGCTACCAATCGAACTTCATCTTGAAAGGTGGATTTCTTATCGCATCAATAGTAGGCCTTGATACAAGGGCGACCATGGATATGGACGGGACCATTAAAGGGCTAAAAATGAATGTAGAAAGTATATCAAACATGCTGAACGAGGTTTGTGCGATAGAAATGTGAATAATGAAGTCCCTATTTATAGAAAGGCCTTACTTAGTGTGGTTTGGTTGAAGATTCAGGAATTCATGCGGAAATTGATATAATTGTTCTTGTATAGCCTAAGCAGCGCAGGAAGAAGGGAGGGTTCTCCGTGAGAGTCGTTCTTGAGAATATCGGGCCGATAAAAAAAGCAGACATTTCGGCCGGTGATCTGACCGTTCTCGTCGGGCCACAAGCAACGGGTAAAAGCATCTTTCTTCAGTTGTTCAAGTTCTGCGTTGATCACGCCGACATAGTCAGAGAATTGAAGAAGTTTGGCTTTGATTGGAAGAATGAGCTCGAGAGTTTCTTGCCAGTCTATTTTGGCGAAGGGATGCAGGCGATATGGAATTCTCAGAGCTACATTGGACTTAACGGAAGAAAGTTTCAGATCGAAACTCACGTGAAGAGATCAGGCGGAGAAGACAGTGAGGCCAAAGTATTCTATATACCCGCTCAACGAGTTCTGATTATCTCTGCCGGGTGGCCACTTCCTTTCACCTCTTTCGATCCTACGTACCCTTTCGTTGTTAAGGACTTCAGTGAGAAGATCAGGCGCATAATGGATTCCGGCCTTGGGAGCGGCGGCATCCCTATCTTTCCGAGAGACGGATACTTCAAGAAAGAGATAAGGGACGCGCTGCAGAAATCCATAATGAGAGAAGGCAAGCTGAAACTAGATATAGGCCTCAGGAAAAGAATCATGCTGGAGGTTGCGGGAGTATCAATGCCTATCATGACCTGGTCTGCAGGCCAAAGAGAATTTGCGCCCTTACTACTTGGGTTGTTCTGGCTGCTGCCTTCGGCAAAAGTCTCTAAAAAGCAAGGCGTGAACTGGGTCATAGTTGAAGAGCCAGAAGCAGGCCTTCACCCGCTTGCAATTAGGGATGTCTTTCTTACTATAGTCGAACTGTTGAGCAGGAATTATAGAGTCCTGCTCTCAACCCATTCTTCGGGAATAATAGAACTCGTTTGGGCAATAAATGAGATTGTATCTCATCCTGAAGCAACTGCAGACAAAAAGAGGAAGCTTCTCCTCGACCTTTTCGAACTAAAAACAACGACAAATACGAACAAACTAATAAAGGATTTCGAAAACAAGAAGCTCGTTGTCAACTACTTCAAACCGACCGAGGCTGGCGTGGTGACTGAAGATATTTCTTCACTCGATCCCGGGAGCGATAAGAAGTCAGTGTCGGAATGGGGTGGCCTCGTAGAATTCACTTCCAAGACAAACGAAATCGTAGCAAAGCTCTGGAGGTAGAAAATAGATCAAATACAGCCCATAATGAATTCATCTCTTGGCCCCTGTATAAAGAACGGACTTCAAGCAATTGGAAACCTGACAGAGTAAGTCTCAAGAAACGAGAACCAATGCAAAGAGCGTTGATATAGATAGATGCCTCAAAGAGGATTATCCGACTGAGAATAGATGGGATTATGCTGTTTTCATCGAGAGTGATGCTGTTCTGAAAACAGCATTCATAGAGATTCATCCGGCAAATGAATCCGAGGTCGATGAGGTGATCAAAAAGGCGCAATGGATGAAGCGATGGATCATGGATAATCAGATAAGAGTCATCACTGAGAACCGGAAGTTTTTCTGGGTTTCATCTGGCAAGGTAAACGACAGCAAGAACTCCCAGAAAATACGTCTTCTCCACAAACAAGGAATCGAAGGCCCACAAGAACATTTGGTTGTTGACAAAGAAATGAGATTCTAATGCCCCATCCGATTATCCCGTATCAGCCCGAAGTAATTCTATACGGGACACCGTTCTTTAAGTAATGGATCTTGCTCCCGCTCTTATGGCCTCGATCCTAAACCAACCAAGAACTTGGACGCGAAGCGTCGGAACGAAGAACTGCTCTTCTCCCGCTCTTCCCAAAGACGGGTCCACGCTCTTGGACGAAGGTCGAAGGACGGCTCTCTGCACGCTCTTATGAAGGAAGAACTGCTCTTGTTCTCAAAAAGGGAGTATGTCCCTATTTTTACTATTAGATGACACCGGGGACGTCAACTTTGTTGATGTCCCCGTCTTCATCATAAAGCATTAACTAAAAGCAGATAACGGGTACCTAATATCCGTGGTCAAGTTGCTTCAGTCAAGTCTTTGATCTGAGCAACTGGTGCGTATTCTTTCACATTATTGATACCGTCTTTACAATTGCTCTTGGTTGAATAACCTTCGCCTATGGCAATAATTTCTCCGTTAGGTGCTAGGAGTCTGAATCGATATTCATTATTCTTGTCCTTAAAGATTTCAAACCGCGGTTCTTTCATTGCTATTTTCTACCTCCTTGGTCAGGTCAAGTCAAGACACCTGATAGCTTTTGTTTGCAATAACAACGTTCAAATAACAATAAGTCTTTCTGTAGAATTAGTGCTCAAATTAGGGTTCGAAATCACTGTCCAGCTACTTTGTTCTTCGGACTAGAGTGAAATTAGTCTTGTGGCACTTGCTGCATGGAGGAAACCTTTCGCCCTTTACACAAGTGACTTCATTACCACAGTTTGTGCATTTGTAGATACCAGAGACTTCGACTTTCTGGCCAGTTGTTGGCAATCTTTTCACCTCCTTCCAGTGAACTTATGCATAAGTCATCAAGCGAGCTTCCAAGAATTGAGTGCTTCAACTCTAACCGCAATGACAGTTCTTCTACGAAGCAAGTTCCCTAGAGAAGATAGAAAATACAACAATTAACAATGCTTTCATTTTACTACTTTATCAACATAAAACAAAACTCCTGAATACTCCCAGGATGCTCATCCATCCTTAGCTGCCACTAAGGATGTGGTTGACAACTTGAATGTCACTTGAGTAGTAGACTTTTCCTTATTAATATGATAAGGTCCCTATTTTTCCATTCGAAGGACGGCTCTCTGCACGCTCTTATGAAGGAAGAACTGCTCTTGTTCTCAAAAATGGAGTCTGTCCCCATTTTCTTTTCTTGGTTGTTGACAAAGAAATGAGATTCTAATGCCCCATCCGATTATCCCGTGTCAGCCCGAAGTAATTCTATACGGGACATCGTTCTTCAAGTAATGGATCTTGCTCCCGCTCTACGCCCTCGATCCTAAACCAACCAAGAACTTGGACGCGAAGCGTCGGAACGAGGAACCGCTCTTGTTCTAAAAATGGAGTCTGTCCCCGTTTTTCCATGCGTTTTTCCATGGCAACCGCAAAGCGGTTCGTGTCGTGTTTCTTAAGCTGCCATTATGGTAGAATAATCTGGATAGAACACTAGGCAAATATTTATAATTACATAGTGTTCTATCCACATAATCGGTGGAGGCCTTTTTAATGAGCAATAAAACCGATATTGAGAAAAAAATAAAGTCCTGCTTCAAATATAATAATTATTTCCAGCAAACATCGCAGTTTCTAAAAGCGGGAATACATCCAAGAGAAATAAAGACGGCTCTAGAAAATGGATGGATTATCAGGATAAAACATGGTCTATATATGCTGGCAGATGCATACAATGGTCTTGAAACTGATCTTGTGGCAATTACTAAAGCAAGTAAATATACCGTTATATGTCTAGCTTCAGCACTCCAGTTTTATAACCTGACTACATACATCTCTCCTAAAATTACCATTGGTGTACCTAATAACGTAAGTCATCTCAAGTTTGAATATCCCCCCGTTAAACTCTATTACTTTGACAAAAGCACATACAAAATCGGTATTACCAGAATAAAAACGAATTCCGGGATTATAAGAATATATGACCTCGAAAGAACCATCTGCGATGCTTTCAGATTCAGGAAGGAACTTGGAGAAGACATTGCCGTTGAATCATTAATAAATTATGTAAAACGCAAGGATTCAAATATCTCAAAGCTAATGGAATACGCATCAATGCTTAGAATCAAAACGGTGATAACACCTTATCTTATACCCATTATAAAATCCGCTATGGAGTGATTGTATGCAAAATATTGGGGCTTCGGTTAGAACGAAACTGTTGAACATTTCAAGAAAGACAGGAAGATCCAATGAGTACTTGCTCATACAATACTTTTATGAGCGTTTTCTCTACAGATTAGGAAAATCAAAATACAGAAATAGATTGATACTCAAAGGCGGAATGCTGTTGATATCCTACGATTCCCTAAATAGATCAAGGCCTACAAAAGACCTAGATTTTCTTGCAAAGGGGCTTCCAATAAAAGCAGACAAGGTAAAACCAATTATTGAGGAAATACTTAATTCCGCAGACTCGAATGATGGGGTGCTATTTGATGCAAACAGCATTCAGGTTGAGCAAATAACAGAAGATCAAGATTATACAGGAATTCGGGTCTTTTTTGTAGCTCAGCTTGCCAATACTAAAGTAAAGACCCGACTTCATTTGGATATTGCCGTGGGAGACAGCATTGTTCCAAGTCCGATTGAAATGGAATATCCCGTACTTCTTGATTTTGAAGCTCCTAAGGTTATAGCTTATTCCAAAGAAACAGTTATAGCTGAAAAGCTTGAGACAACTGTCAAAAGAAGCACGGCAAATAGCAGGTTGAAAGATTTCTATGACATATACTACCTTGCTCAAACAACCAATTTTTCTCTCGATGTCCTCTCCAACTCAATAAAATCAACCTTCATGAATCGAGGAACTCCTCTTCCAGAAGAAACTTTCTTTCCCGAAATGATCAAAGACGATGCTGGTATGGAAATACGGTGGAAAGCCTTCATTTCAAGACACGGACAACTTACGGATATTTCATACCAGGAATTGGTTAAAAAGCTGGATTCTTTTACCAGACCAATTATAATGAAAAACCAAGAGGAAAGTATTTGGGATTTCAACACATGGTGCTGGGCATCTACCTTATAAACCAACAAAAATAACAAAGGAAAGAACACCTTTGAGAACTATCTCTGTTTTTCAAGGCTTCCTCACTCGTTAGCGTGCAACTCGGTTTTCAGCTTAGCTAGCTTATCAACAACCACGAAGTGGTTCGAAACAATTTCATAGGAGTTCGTGACACCGGCTTAGTCTGTCGTGTCAATCCCGAGGGATTCGCCCCGCTGCAAAGCAGCTCTTGCCTAAACCCAAGGCGCATCTCTTGACCCTACCATTTTCCCGTAGAAAATGCGACCATATTTTCTACAGCGTCACTTTTTTTCGGTCTACCCCTTGGCCTTCTTTTAAGTGAAACGCTTAAAACATTTTCGAATTCGGCAACCTTTTGATCGCTGAAGAACGGCTTTCCATCTGAACAGAGCTTTTGTTCAATGGGTTAGACACAACAGAATACAGCATCTAACTGTTCGCTCTTGGATGATTCATCCTCACCACTTCACTTCTTCTTGTTTTACTACTCCTCATTTACTTGTCCAATTCCCCTCGTGGTGAAAAAGGCAAAGAGATACCTCTTCTTGAATCACTTTTGTCTTCATCTCTCTTTGCACTGCTCTCCTGAATGAAGAACTATATTACGCAAATGTAAATAAAGGAGTCTGTCCTATTTTCTTGAAAGTCATAGGTATAATTTGTCCGGGAAATTAGGTTATGAAGGAAGAACCGCTCTTGTTCCTAAAAATGGAGTCTGTCCCTATTTTTCTCTTTCTTTCTCTCTCTCTTCCTCTTCCCGCTCTTTCGGCTCTTGCCATACCCTTGCCATACCCTAGACGCAGTTCTAGGAGAGAAACCAAGAACCTGGACGCGAAGCGTCGGAACGAAGAACTGCTCTTCTCCCGCTCTTCCAAGGACGGGTCCACGCTCCTGGACGAAGGGCGAAGGACGGCTCTCTGCACGCTCTTATGAACGAAGAACTGCTCTTGTTCTCAAAAATGGAGTCTGTCCCTATTTTCCTATGGTGAAAAAGGCAAAGAGATACCTCTTCTTGTATCACTTTTGTCTTCATCTCTCTTTGCATTGCTCTCCTGAACGAAGAACTATATTACGCAAATGTAAATAAAGGAGTCTGTCCTATTTTCTTGAAAGTCATAGGTATAATTTGTCCGGGAAATTAGGTTATGAAGGAAGAACCGCTCTTGTTCCTAAAAATGGAGTCTGTCCCTATTTTTATTGTGATTGTGCTCTTATTTGTTTATAAACGCTTACCAACCACCAACAACGGCTCTGAAAAAACGAGTCTGTCCCTATTTTAGGTCCCCCGTACCACCAACAACGACTCTGAAAAAACGAGTCTGTCCCTATTTTTGTATTCGCCCTTGAGAAAATGGAGTCTGTCCCTATTTTTTGCTAAGCTCCTAGCTCCGGAACGATGAACCGCTCTTCAGAAAATGGAGTCTGTCCCTATTTTTTGCTCCTGGACGAAGGTCGAAGGACGGCTCTCTGCACGCTCTTATGAAGGAAGAACTGCTCTTGTTCCTAAAAATGGAGTCTGTCCCTATTTTTGAACCCGTGTCAGCCTGAAGTAATTCTATACGGGACACCGTTCTTTAAGTAATGGATCTTGCTCCCGCTCTACGCCCTCGATCCTAAACCAACCAAGAACTTGGACGCGAAGCGTCGGAACGATGAACCGCTCTTC
This genomic interval carries:
- a CDS encoding nucleotidyl transferase AbiEii/AbiGii toxin family protein gives rise to the protein MKNSMQLKAIIKNVAKSKNISAQIVLQNYMLERLLERISSSRYQSNFILKGGFLIASIVGLDTRATMDMDGTIKGLKMNVESISNMLNEVCAIEM
- a CDS encoding AAA family ATPase; the protein is MRVVLENIGPIKKADISAGDLTVLVGPQATGKSIFLQLFKFCVDHADIVRELKKFGFDWKNELESFLPVYFGEGMQAIWNSQSYIGLNGRKFQIETHVKRSGGEDSEAKVFYIPAQRVLIISAGWPLPFTSFDPTYPFVVKDFSEKIRRIMDSGLGSGGIPIFPRDGYFKKEIRDALQKSIMREGKLKLDIGLRKRIMLEVAGVSMPIMTWSAGQREFAPLLLGLFWLLPSAKVSKKQGVNWVIVEEPEAGLHPLAIRDVFLTIVELLSRNYRVLLSTHSSGIIELVWAINEIVSHPEATADKKRKLLLDLFELKTTTNTNKLIKDFENKKLVVNYFKPTEAGVVTEDISSLDPGSDKKSVSEWGGLVEFTSKTNEIVAKLWR
- a CDS encoding YegP family protein, producing the protein MKEPRFEIFKDKNNEYRFRLLAPNGEIIAIGEGYSTKSNCKDGINNVKEYAPVAQIKDLTEAT
- a CDS encoding type IV toxin-antitoxin system AbiEi family antitoxin domain-containing protein, with amino-acid sequence MSNKTDIEKKIKSCFKYNNYFQQTSQFLKAGIHPREIKTALENGWIIRIKHGLYMLADAYNGLETDLVAITKASKYTVICLASALQFYNLTTYISPKITIGVPNNVSHLKFEYPPVKLYYFDKSTYKIGITRIKTNSGIIRIYDLERTICDAFRFRKELGEDIAVESLINYVKRKDSNISKLMEYASMLRIKTVITPYLIPIIKSAME
- a CDS encoding nucleotidyl transferase AbiEii/AbiGii toxin family protein, encoding MQNIGASVRTKLLNISRKTGRSNEYLLIQYFYERFLYRLGKSKYRNRLILKGGMLLISYDSLNRSRPTKDLDFLAKGLPIKADKVKPIIEEILNSADSNDGVLFDANSIQVEQITEDQDYTGIRVFFVAQLANTKVKTRLHLDIAVGDSIVPSPIEMEYPVLLDFEAPKVIAYSKETVIAEKLETTVKRSTANSRLKDFYDIYYLAQTTNFSLDVLSNSIKSTFMNRGTPLPEETFFPEMIKDDAGMEIRWKAFISRHGQLTDISYQELVKKLDSFTRPIIMKNQEESIWDFNTWCWASTL